The following are encoded together in the Babylonia areolata isolate BAREFJ2019XMU chromosome 18, ASM4173473v1, whole genome shotgun sequence genome:
- the LOC143292489 gene encoding uncharacterized protein LOC143292489, whose product MEEASIQFHLGSPLRGWLRRQGGMMRGWQRKYFVLKDNCLHCFSRADDTQVSNTYLLDEFQLKDVPSNPDDPDKFAFELVKEKNNGDSITLCAASDSEKKEWLKALRYHIYAGRGGAIFGLPLEEAMKYEHRQGRSVPYIVVACIKHLETFALETEGIFRLAGRAGLLRELRGQFEVGQYPVLDDVDVHTVGSLLKAYLRDLPESLVPPDSYQRVMNCAMRHAEATTDDGRRVEVECLCKLLEELPDINYTTLAYICRFLHRLAANADKTKMTAHNLALVFGPNLIRHLDNSPELLMLTADLTQHLAFMVITHCPDVLPPRPHREAVPDGPMLREKHPWVSRVATGDLLRMSEPLDTNDKSLLPPRPSALRDLMDLQFFPQNTDTSDKTQSPVTPPSPFVFVNDYFASTDKSTSEKREEARSGEAARGTSEGVTRPVAPKRKARSMRVRRSGGTPSSPKSPDSPRPLDSPRHLDSQDILAALASMNQTQAGEETGSKEEVSSTFPPSDRNFSIAGDGGGDQQCQKPTGHGQKPDDQQASSGYAHSSPSNVCNGKSNTREARRVPEADSAHGIDAGRVRPSTAVLEAQVAALKLELANVKVQSERMVAALKNQLTDIRSKYEARISSLETQQHRAIIDLTAKLDTERNARANAVEKTVELQAQLHKYKLQYGKLAGSHST is encoded by the exons ATGGAAGAGGCCAGTATTCAGTTCCATCTGGGCAGCCCTCTAAGAGGATGGCTGCGGCGACAGGGTGGGATGATGCGAGGGTGGCAGCGCAAGTACTTTGTGCTCAAGGACAACTGCCTGCACTGCTTCAGTCGGGCTGACGACACACAGGTGTCCAACACTTACCTTCTGGACGAGTTTCAGCTGAAAGATGTCCCCTCAAATCCTGATGATCCAGACAAGTTTGCTTTTGAACTGGTGAAAG AAAAGAACAATGGAGACTCCATTACACTGTGCGCTGCCAGTGACTCAGAGAAGAAGGAATGGCTGAAAGCGCTGCGTTACCACATATATGCTGGTAGAGGGGGAG CTATCTTCGGACTGCCGCTGGAGGAAGCCATGAAGTACGAGCACCGACAAGGCCGCAGTGTCCCCTACATTGTGGTAGCCTGTATCAAGCACCTGGAGACCTTTGCTCTGGAAACCGAAGGCATCTTCAG ACTGGCTGGGAGAGCTGGTTTGCTGCGTGAGTTGCGTGGTCAGTTTGAGGTGGGTCAGTACCCTGTGCTGGATGACGTGGATGTCCACACGGTGGGATCACTCCTCAAAGCCTATCTGCGGGATCTTCCTGAGTCACTGGTTCCACCAGACTCATATCAGCGAGTGATGAACTGTGCCATGCGCCATGCGGAAGCTACCACCGATGATGGTCGGCGAGTGGAAGTGGAGTGCTTGTGCAAGCTTTTGGAAGAGCTGCCGGACATCAACTACACCACGCTGGCCTACATCTGTCGTTTTCTGCACAGGCTGGCGGCCAACGCTGACAAAACCAAAATGACAGCGCACAACTTGGCCCTGGTGTTTGGCCCAAATCTGATCCGTCACCTGGACAACAGCCCGGAGTTGCTAATGCTGACCGCTGACCTGACTCAGCACCTGGCCTTCATGGTAATCACTCACTGTCCTGACGTCCTGCCCCCCAGGCCTCATCGGGAGGCCGTGCCAGATGGTCCCATGCTGCGAGAGAAGCACCCTTGGGTGAGCAGAGTTGCCACAGGGGATTTGTTAAGGATGTCGGAGCCTTTGGACACCAACGATAAGTCCTTGTTGCCCCCCCGTCCTTCAGCCCTGAGGGATCTGATGGATCTCCAGTTCTTCCCTCAGAATACAGATACCAGCGACAAGACTCAGTCGCCTGTTACCCCACCTAGTCCGTTTGTGTTCGTCAATGATTATTTTGCTTCAACAGACAAGAGCACttcagagaagagggaggaggccaGGTCAGGTGAGGCAGCCAGGGGGACGTCAGAAGGTGTCACCAGACCGGTGGCCCCCAAGCGTAAGGCCAGGAGCATGAGGGTTCGACGTTCTGGTGGCACCCCATCCTCTCCCAAGAGTCCCGACTCCCCTCGTCCACTTGATTCTCCACGCCATTTGGATTCCCAGGACATTCTGGCTGCTCTGGCATCCATGAACCAAACTCAGGCCGGTGAAGAGACAGGTAGTAAAGAAGAGGTGTCCTCCACGTTTCCTCCTTCAGACAGGAACTTTTCCATTGCAGGAGATGGTGGAGGAGATCAACAATGTCAGAAACCAACTGGTCATGGCCAGAAGCCAGATGATCAGCAAGCCTCGTCAGGATATGCTCATTCCTCTCCCAGCAATGTTTGTAACGGCAAGTCCAACACTAGAGAAGCCAGGAGAGTGCCTGAAGCAGACAGTGCACATGGGATAGATGCAGGTAGAGTTCGTCCCTCAACAGCTGTTCTGGAAGCACAAGTCGCAGCACTCAAACTGGAACTGGCCAACGTCAAAGTGCAGTCAGAACGTATGGTGGCAGCTCTGAAAAACCAGCTGACTGACATTCGCTCCAAATACGAGGCCCGAATTTCCAGTCTTGAGACACAGCAGCACCGAGCGATTATCGACCTGACAGCAAAACTGGATACTGAGCGCAATGCCCGTGCCAATGCTGTGGAGAAAACAGTTGAACTGCAAGCGCAGTTACACAAATACAAACTGCAATATGGTAAGCTTGCTGGTTCCCACTCGACTTAA